One window from the genome of Saccharicrinis carchari encodes:
- a CDS encoding M23 family metallopeptidase: MTQRFFINIPRLFLFSLIILLISGCDADKKKSEEEETKFDSLAVLPKMKPLNLKYGLPVDSFIVENNTVKRNEFLATILLKYKIPYNQIDLLAKKSKEVFDVRKIKVGNPYAVFMGRDSAQTAHYFVYEIDKINYIVYNLSDSAGISLGQKPVRKVAKTATGAITSSLWNAMTENNTNPVMALELSDIYAWTVDFFGIGKGDYFKVMYTENYVDSVSVGISSIEAALFHHRGDNYYAFNFPEDSVTYNYFDEDGKSLRKAFLKAPLKFSRISSRFSNSRFHPVLKIRRPHHGVDYAAPKGTHVFSIGDGRVSQKGYQARGGGNYLKIKHNSVYTTVYMHLNGFAKGIKKGTKVKQGQLIGYVGSTGLSTGPHLDYRVYKNGKPIDPLKIKAPPVAPVKKEDEKRFKAFYKPLKKMLDELALPVAAQ, translated from the coding sequence ATGACGCAAAGATTTTTTATTAACATTCCTCGTTTATTCCTTTTTTCACTAATTATCTTATTAATTAGCGGCTGTGATGCTGATAAGAAGAAAAGTGAAGAGGAAGAAACTAAATTCGATTCGCTGGCTGTTCTGCCGAAAATGAAGCCGTTAAATTTAAAATACGGTTTACCTGTAGATTCTTTTATAGTAGAAAACAATACCGTAAAACGTAATGAGTTTTTAGCTACTATACTGCTTAAATATAAAATACCGTATAATCAAATCGACCTGTTAGCCAAAAAAAGCAAGGAAGTTTTTGATGTGCGAAAAATTAAGGTGGGCAACCCTTACGCTGTATTCATGGGTCGCGATTCTGCCCAAACCGCCCATTACTTTGTTTACGAGATAGATAAGATAAACTATATCGTATATAACCTGAGCGATTCCGCCGGTATAAGCCTTGGCCAAAAGCCGGTACGTAAAGTGGCCAAAACAGCTACAGGAGCTATTACCTCTTCGCTGTGGAATGCTATGACAGAAAACAACACCAACCCTGTTATGGCTTTGGAGCTTTCGGACATATACGCCTGGACAGTTGATTTTTTTGGGATAGGAAAAGGGGATTACTTTAAGGTGATGTATACTGAAAATTATGTGGATTCGGTATCGGTGGGCATCAGCTCTATTGAGGCTGCGCTGTTCCACCATCGAGGCGATAATTATTATGCATTTAACTTTCCGGAAGACAGTGTTACCTATAATTACTTCGATGAAGATGGGAAGAGCTTAAGAAAAGCATTTTTAAAAGCCCCCTTGAAATTTTCAAGGATAAGCAGCCGGTTCTCCAACAGCCGATTCCATCCGGTTTTAAAAATAAGACGACCGCATCATGGAGTAGACTATGCTGCACCCAAGGGTACTCACGTTTTTAGTATTGGCGATGGTAGGGTTTCGCAAAAAGGCTATCAAGCGCGGGGCGGTGGTAATTATTTAAAAATTAAGCACAATAGCGTTTATACCACAGTTTATATGCACCTGAATGGCTTTGCCAAAGGAATAAAAAAAGGCACTAAGGTAAAACAGGGGCAATTAATTGGTTACGTTGGTTCTACGGGCTTGTCAACTGGTCCGCATCTGGACTATCGAGTATATAAAAACGGCAAGCCCATTGACCCTTTAAAAATAAAGGCACCACCTGTAGCACCGGTAAAAAAGGAAGACGAAAAACGGTTTAAAGCATTTTATAAGCCACTTAAAAAAATGCTCGATGAGTTGGCTTTGCCGGTAGCGGCACAATAA
- a CDS encoding helix-turn-helix domain-containing protein → MNTTSLYIKNMVCKRCIKVIKDELSNLGIEVESIELGQVIVKSPLNEPKLSEVRKMLHANEFELIDDKKSKLIERIKTLIIERIQQPGETSLNMTSSEIISKEIGYDYSYLSHLFSSVEGITIERYIINQKIEKAKELLVYNEFTLSEIAFQLGYSSVQHLSSQFKKVTGLTPSHFKTLKGNKRKPLDMV, encoded by the coding sequence ATGAATACAACCAGCCTCTATATAAAAAACATGGTATGCAAGCGCTGCATAAAAGTAATTAAGGATGAACTTAGCAACTTAGGCATAGAAGTGGAAAGTATTGAGTTAGGACAAGTAATTGTTAAATCTCCACTCAATGAGCCTAAATTATCCGAAGTACGGAAAATGTTGCATGCCAACGAGTTTGAACTTATCGATGATAAAAAAAGTAAGTTGATTGAACGTATCAAAACGCTTATAATCGAAAGAATACAGCAGCCGGGTGAAACCTCATTAAACATGACCAGCTCCGAAATTATCTCGAAAGAAATTGGATACGATTACTCCTATCTCAGTCATCTTTTTTCTTCGGTTGAAGGCATTACCATTGAAAGGTATATCATCAATCAAAAAATAGAAAAAGCCAAAGAGTTATTGGTGTATAACGAGTTTACATTAAGCGAAATTGCTTTCCAATTGGGTTATAGCAGTGTTCAGCACCTCTCGAGCCAGTTTAAAAAGGTAACGGGACTTACACCGTCGCATTTTAAAACATTAAAAGGTAACAAGCGCAAACCACTAGACATGGTTTAA
- a CDS encoding DUF4465 domain-containing protein, translating into MSKYLIYLTTCLLTLVLVSSCENKIKDIPPSEIYINMPLGVYEVKVNDTITLSPKITYDINSTYTWMLNNELVSEEKDLRLIPKSLQYLEYTFSVKNARGAVDTLIPVQSMYLIDFDEKELATDSFWVNTNNISSFVSDKIRFEVNGNSTSENWTGFTYSNLIGNKSSEDMEKFSAYKKPLERTTSIFGVIMLDAYGGSISLETADGEDHLFKSISVNNTYYVYDAIQNGKHGSKRFGGTMGTEKDWLKLTITGFNKNGTQRGSVDIMLADYTTGSNRNNSILGEWTTFNLQSIGKVSRMEFVMTSSDRDPDKINTPPFVCIDEIKIIE; encoded by the coding sequence ATGAGCAAGTATCTTATATATCTAACAACATGCCTGTTAACGCTAGTATTAGTATCGTCGTGCGAAAATAAAATCAAGGATATTCCACCTTCCGAAATATACATCAACATGCCCTTGGGTGTTTACGAAGTTAAAGTGAATGACACTATAACTCTTTCGCCAAAAATAACCTACGACATCAACTCCACGTACACATGGATGCTGAACAATGAGCTTGTTTCGGAAGAAAAAGATTTGCGTTTGATACCCAAATCTTTGCAGTATCTGGAATATACTTTTTCTGTAAAAAATGCACGGGGCGCGGTGGATACCCTAATCCCCGTGCAATCCATGTACCTTATCGATTTTGATGAAAAGGAATTGGCAACGGATAGTTTTTGGGTAAACACAAACAACATTAGCTCCTTTGTATCCGATAAAATAAGGTTTGAAGTAAATGGTAACAGTACAAGCGAAAACTGGACAGGCTTTACCTATTCTAACCTTATCGGAAATAAATCATCCGAAGATATGGAGAAATTCAGCGCGTACAAAAAGCCACTCGAGCGTACTACATCCATATTCGGCGTTATTATGCTCGATGCCTATGGGGGTAGCATTTCACTGGAGACTGCCGATGGAGAAGACCATCTTTTTAAAAGTATATCCGTAAACAATACCTACTACGTTTACGATGCCATACAAAACGGCAAACACGGTTCAAAACGATTTGGTGGAACCATGGGCACCGAAAAAGATTGGCTCAAACTTACTATCACCGGGTTTAATAAAAACGGTACCCAACGGGGCAGTGTGGATATAATGCTGGCCGATTACACTACCGGCAGCAACCGCAATAACAGCATCCTTGGCGAATGGACCACTTTTAACTTACAAAGCATAGGTAAAGTATCCCGAATGGAATTTGTGATGACTTCTTCGGACCGCGATCCGGACAAGATAAACACACCACCTTTTGTTTGTATCGACGAGATAAAAATTATTGAATAA
- a CDS encoding TlpA family protein disulfide reductase, giving the protein MNTKLILRSLSILLISLLCANGMAQGYKIDVTLKGWQDTTLILGHYFNKKMLVNDTIQIDSNGSGTFTGSKKLPGGVYIIYMPDKSYFDLIIDDQQHFAITAQKENPVQTLVVNGNKQEKAFNDYQKFIFDKQATASALQKKLKEKGEAHPDSAAIWRKRLNELSAEVNSYWDTILSEHEGTFLASFVKAMRDIEVPMYNDTNLPDSVIQVKRYQYYKQHYFDNMDLSDDRLLRTPFFTGKLENFFTKTVVPMPDSIVKEAVRIIEMAKDNKEMERYLIQFTFNMANESKQMGMDAAMVALGEKYYLSGKADWVDEEFIEKLKDRITKLKPNLIGNQAPDLKMQSFNNQSFRLSEVYAPLTVLVFWETDCGHCKKEIPALKELVWDKYHDVGVKIFAVYTQHETKAWSEFITEHQLEEWINVYDPYHQSNFRNLYDIYSTPAIYILDENKTIIAKRIGAEQVPDFIEHHLKSSGHTY; this is encoded by the coding sequence ATGAACACAAAATTAATACTTCGGAGCTTGAGTATTTTACTGATAAGCTTACTATGTGCCAATGGCATGGCGCAAGGTTATAAGATAGACGTTACATTAAAAGGCTGGCAAGATACCACCTTAATATTGGGCCATTATTTTAATAAAAAAATGCTGGTAAACGATACTATTCAAATAGACAGCAACGGAAGCGGCACCTTTACGGGATCGAAAAAACTCCCCGGCGGCGTGTATATTATTTATATGCCCGATAAAAGCTACTTCGACCTGATTATTGACGATCAACAACATTTCGCAATTACAGCCCAAAAAGAAAACCCGGTGCAAACTTTAGTGGTAAATGGAAATAAGCAGGAAAAAGCTTTTAATGATTATCAAAAATTCATCTTTGACAAACAGGCTACAGCGAGTGCGCTGCAAAAAAAGTTAAAAGAAAAGGGGGAAGCCCACCCGGATTCCGCAGCCATTTGGCGTAAGCGTTTAAACGAACTTTCAGCTGAGGTGAACTCCTATTGGGATACTATTTTAAGCGAACATGAAGGTACTTTTTTAGCCTCTTTTGTTAAGGCCATGCGCGATATTGAAGTGCCCATGTACAACGATACCAATCTGCCCGACTCGGTAATTCAGGTTAAAAGGTATCAATATTACAAACAGCATTATTTCGATAATATGGATTTAAGCGACGACAGACTGTTACGCACACCATTTTTTACCGGAAAGCTCGAAAACTTTTTTACCAAAACCGTTGTTCCCATGCCCGATAGCATCGTAAAAGAAGCGGTACGAATAATCGAGATGGCGAAGGACAATAAGGAAATGGAAAGATACCTGATACAGTTTACTTTTAATATGGCCAACGAAAGCAAACAAATGGGTATGGATGCGGCCATGGTGGCTTTGGGCGAAAAATACTACCTTTCGGGCAAGGCCGACTGGGTGGATGAGGAGTTTATTGAAAAACTAAAAGATCGCATCACAAAACTAAAACCCAACCTCATAGGTAATCAGGCACCTGATTTAAAGATGCAATCGTTCAACAACCAAAGTTTTCGCCTGAGTGAAGTGTATGCCCCATTGACTGTGCTGGTTTTTTGGGAAACGGACTGCGGGCATTGCAAAAAAGAGATACCTGCCCTTAAAGAACTGGTGTGGGACAAATACCACGATGTGGGCGTTAAAATATTTGCCGTGTATACCCAGCACGAAACCAAAGCATGGAGCGAATTTATTACAGAACATCAACTGGAAGAGTGGATTAATGTTTATGACCCGTACCACCAGAGTAACTTTCGTAACCTGTACGACATTTACAGTACACCGGCCATTTATATATTGGACGAAAACAAAACGATTATTGCCAAACGCATTGGAGCCGAACAAGTTCCGGATTTTATAGAGCATCATCTTAAATCCTCGGGTCATACTTATTAA
- a CDS encoding glycosyltransferase family 2 protein: protein MLSVCIPVFNYNITPLVHKLMYQAKENNLDVEILIMDDGSEDRYKNTNRKLLSIPEVKYIELKKNLGSAAIRNRLAREATHNQILFLDSDSDIADDFIATYIPCLSADLSIIYGGRVHPKHLPSADKSLRWKVGKAKEDHSAALRSRVPNKSFMSNNFLVKKELFKTVRFDETIQRSGHEDTMFGMELEKKGIQIIHIDNPVVHIGLESNEEFIRKTEQRLETLKFLTKRNKDKKLMEKRIRILKYHYLLHKYKLSGLYKSLFRVFGKRLEKCLYAKNPSMLVYDMYKLGYYNNLD from the coding sequence ATGCTGTCAGTCTGTATTCCTGTTTTTAATTACAATATAACACCGCTAGTGCATAAACTGATGTATCAGGCCAAGGAAAATAACCTGGACGTTGAAATACTTATTATGGACGATGGCTCGGAGGATCGGTATAAAAACACAAACCGTAAGTTACTGTCGATACCTGAAGTAAAATACATCGAGTTAAAAAAAAATTTAGGGAGTGCGGCCATCAGAAACAGGCTGGCACGGGAAGCCACGCATAATCAAATCTTGTTTTTAGATAGCGATTCGGATATTGCCGATGATTTTATTGCGACTTACATTCCCTGCCTGTCTGCCGATTTGTCCATTATTTACGGGGGCAGGGTTCATCCAAAGCATTTGCCTTCCGCCGATAAATCATTGCGCTGGAAAGTGGGAAAAGCGAAAGAAGACCATAGTGCAGCCCTTAGAAGCCGGGTGCCCAACAAAAGCTTTATGTCGAACAATTTTTTGGTGAAGAAGGAACTCTTTAAAACCGTTCGCTTTGACGAAACCATACAGCGATCCGGGCACGAGGATACGATGTTTGGTATGGAGCTCGAAAAAAAGGGAATACAAATTATTCACATTGATAATCCTGTTGTACATATCGGACTGGAAAGTAACGAAGAGTTTATCCGTAAAACAGAACAAAGGTTAGAAACATTAAAGTTCCTTACTAAACGAAACAAGGACAAAAAGCTTATGGAAAAACGCATAAGAATTTTAAAATACCACTATTTGTTGCATAAGTATAAATTATCAGGTTTATATAAAAGCCTTTTTAGAGTATTTGGTAAAAGGCTGGAAAAATGTTTGTATGCCAAAAACCCTAGTATGCTTGTTTACGATATGTACAAATTGGGTTACTATAATAATTTAGATTAG
- a CDS encoding aminopeptidase P family protein: MTTNEKLFLLRNKMLSMGIDAYIIPSSDPHMSEYTAGHWKSREYISGFSGSAGTVVILADEAGLWTDSRYYLQAENELAESGITLFKAAEPDTPDYADWIAERLNPGSTLAFDGEVFSIEDARKLSRKYKHYGIGINPSLNLLDDIWIDRPPIPDNSIFVHDKKYAGADRNEKIEDIRKKMRRQDASHYLITALDEIAWTLNLRGSDVSYNPVFHAYLIISLDGVYLFIDTFKITTDIGKELARDDISVHLYTDIFNWINDMPHESGLLYDPSTTNAKISAQIPSEVIRIEKASIVKDLKGVKNPTEQNGFKSAMLKDGVAMVKFLYWLQQNVPSGVVSELSAAKQLKKFRAENENYKGESFAPISSFGAHGAIVHYNVSKQNDIPLTSDNFYLIDSGGQYLEGTTDITRTIHLGRPSEKQREDFTLVLKGHIALASTCFPEGTRGVHLDTLARKPLWSKGLNYGHGTGHGVGCFLNVHEGPQDIRPRDNGVALKIGMITSNEPGLYRAGEYGIRIENLLLVSESHSTEFGDFFKFQTLTLCPIDLKAIESSLLTYEEKKWLNNYHRSVFEKLSPLLSTELKDWLKEQTKAID, encoded by the coding sequence ATGACAACTAACGAAAAGTTATTTTTGTTGCGAAACAAGATGCTTAGCATGGGCATTGATGCCTATATAATACCGAGCAGCGATCCGCATATGAGCGAATATACCGCAGGACACTGGAAAAGCAGAGAATATATTTCGGGTTTTAGCGGATCCGCAGGTACAGTTGTTATTCTGGCCGACGAAGCCGGACTTTGGACAGACAGCAGGTATTATTTACAAGCCGAAAACGAACTGGCCGAAAGCGGTATAACACTATTTAAAGCAGCCGAACCCGACACTCCCGACTATGCCGATTGGATTGCCGAAAGATTAAACCCCGGCAGCACTTTGGCCTTCGATGGAGAAGTTTTTTCCATTGAAGATGCCCGTAAATTATCCAGGAAATATAAACACTATGGCATTGGCATAAATCCCTCACTAAACCTTTTGGATGATATTTGGATAGATCGTCCACCAATTCCGGATAACAGTATATTTGTGCACGATAAAAAATATGCAGGTGCTGATAGGAACGAAAAAATTGAAGACATACGCAAAAAAATGCGCCGGCAGGACGCTTCGCATTATTTAATAACCGCGTTGGATGAAATTGCCTGGACACTGAACCTACGCGGAAGCGATGTAAGCTACAATCCGGTTTTTCATGCTTACCTTATCATTTCGTTGGACGGCGTGTATCTATTTATTGATACGTTTAAAATAACCACCGACATAGGCAAAGAACTGGCTCGGGACGATATCAGCGTTCACTTGTATACCGATATATTTAATTGGATTAATGATATGCCGCACGAATCAGGTTTATTATATGATCCATCAACCACTAACGCAAAAATATCTGCCCAGATACCGTCGGAAGTAATAAGAATAGAAAAAGCAAGTATTGTCAAAGATTTAAAAGGTGTAAAAAACCCAACGGAACAAAACGGATTTAAATCAGCCATGCTAAAAGATGGTGTGGCAATGGTAAAATTTCTGTACTGGCTGCAACAAAATGTACCGAGTGGGGTGGTATCTGAACTATCTGCTGCCAAACAGCTCAAGAAATTCAGAGCCGAAAACGAAAATTATAAAGGCGAATCCTTTGCCCCAATTTCCAGTTTTGGTGCACACGGAGCTATTGTGCATTATAATGTTTCTAAACAAAATGATATACCGCTTACATCTGACAACTTTTATTTGATCGACTCAGGCGGACAATACCTTGAAGGCACCACCGATATTACCCGCACCATCCATCTAGGCCGACCAAGCGAAAAACAACGAGAAGATTTTACCTTGGTATTAAAAGGCCACATAGCGCTTGCAAGCACTTGTTTTCCTGAAGGTACCAGAGGAGTGCATCTGGATACATTGGCACGCAAGCCCCTTTGGTCTAAAGGTTTAAATTATGGTCATGGCACCGGGCATGGGGTAGGCTGCTTTTTAAATGTACACGAAGGCCCGCAGGATATTAGACCCAGGGACAATGGCGTAGCCCTTAAAATAGGGATGATTACATCCAATGAACCCGGCTTGTACCGTGCCGGTGAATATGGCATACGTATAGAGAACCTGCTACTGGTCAGTGAATCGCATAGCACCGAGTTTGGGGATTTTTTTAAATTCCAAACGCTCACCCTCTGCCCCATCGACTTAAAAGCAATAGAAAGTTCTTTGCTCACCTATGAAGAAAAAAAATGGCTTAACAACTACCACCGTAGCGTATTCGAAAAGTTATCTCCACTATTAAGCACTGAGCTTAAGGATTGGCTGAAAGAACAAACAAAAGCCATTGATTAA
- the pyk gene encoding pyruvate kinase, producing MKKFTKIVATVSDMKCDHDYVKKLIKSGVNVVRLNTAHMDYEGLCRVISTVRSISEKVGILVDTKGPEIRTTNTEDGNKIMVAKGDTILVKGSSETLSTRECICVSYDDFVQDMSIGGDILIDDGETALKVIEKKDDHLVCTVENDGEIGGRKSVNVPGVRINLPSLTEKDIRFIGYAAEQEIDFIAHSFVRNASDVADVQKELDRLECPAKIIAKIENQEGVSNIDEILECVYGVMIARGDMGIEIAQEKIPGIQRQLIRKCVERKKPVIVATQMLHTMIKNPRPTRAEVTDVANAIYYRTDAIMLSGETAYGDYGVEAVKTMSMIAREVEAAKDNRNDIPVTSTSKSRTAYLADTAVKASDDLNIGAILTDSYTGRTARYLAAFRGRTPITALCYSKRTARELSLSYGVSAKIMEHGGSKEEIMIKTINKLKKKNILEDHEQVAYLGSSFGIGGGTSFLEILTVEDLMKRTLEEMDK from the coding sequence ATGAAAAAGTTTACAAAAATTGTAGCTACAGTGTCAGACATGAAGTGTGACCATGATTATGTGAAAAAACTAATCAAAAGTGGAGTTAACGTGGTGAGGTTGAATACTGCACACATGGATTATGAGGGGCTTTGCCGTGTTATTAGCACCGTGCGGTCAATTTCAGAAAAAGTAGGTATATTGGTAGATACCAAAGGTCCTGAAATACGCACTACCAATACCGAAGACGGCAATAAAATTATGGTGGCAAAAGGCGACACCATATTGGTTAAAGGCAGCTCCGAAACCTTATCAACCAGAGAGTGCATCTGTGTTTCATACGATGACTTTGTACAAGACATGAGCATTGGTGGTGACATCCTCATCGACGATGGTGAAACAGCGCTCAAGGTTATAGAGAAAAAAGATGATCATCTCGTTTGTACCGTGGAAAATGATGGCGAGATAGGTGGCCGAAAAAGTGTGAACGTACCCGGTGTACGTATCAACCTACCCTCACTTACCGAAAAAGATATCCGCTTTATAGGGTATGCAGCCGAACAAGAAATAGATTTCATAGCCCACTCTTTTGTACGAAATGCTTCCGATGTAGCCGATGTTCAGAAAGAACTGGATCGCCTGGAATGCCCTGCCAAAATAATTGCTAAAATTGAAAACCAAGAAGGGGTTAGCAATATTGATGAAATATTGGAGTGCGTTTACGGTGTGATGATTGCCCGGGGTGACATGGGAATTGAAATTGCCCAAGAAAAAATACCTGGAATACAACGTCAGTTGATACGTAAGTGCGTTGAACGCAAAAAACCCGTTATCGTGGCAACACAAATGTTGCACACGATGATTAAGAACCCTCGCCCTACGCGTGCCGAGGTAACCGATGTTGCCAATGCGATTTACTATCGTACGGATGCTATTATGCTTAGTGGTGAAACCGCGTATGGCGATTACGGTGTTGAAGCGGTTAAAACCATGTCGATGATTGCCCGCGAAGTTGAGGCAGCCAAAGATAACCGTAACGATATACCTGTTACCAGCACCTCAAAAAGCAGAACAGCCTACCTGGCTGACACGGCAGTGAAAGCTTCAGATGACCTTAACATTGGTGCGATACTTACCGACAGCTACACAGGCAGAACGGCTCGTTATTTGGCTGCTTTTCGCGGAAGAACACCTATTACAGCCTTATGCTATAGCAAAAGAACAGCTCGCGAATTAAGCCTATCGTACGGCGTATCAGCTAAGATTATGGAACATGGTGGAAGCAAAGAAGAAATTATGATTAAAACCATCAATAAGCTTAAAAAGAAAAATATTCTGGAAGACCATGAACAAGTTGCTTATCTGGGTAGCAGTTTTGGTATTGGCGGAGGCACATCCTTTTTGGAGATTCTTACGGTTGAAGATCTCATGAAAAGAACATTAGAAGAGATGGATAAATAA
- the aroQ gene encoding type II 3-dehydroquinate dehydratase, with protein MKLLILNGPNLNLLGKREVDIYGHQTFESYFAQLQKNYPNVELHYFQSNSEGELIDKLHQVGFSYQGVIFNAGAYTHTSIALSDAIAAISSPVIEVHISNIYKRESYRHHSYLSPVCTGSIAGFGLYSYNLAIEAFQKKT; from the coding sequence ATGAAGTTATTAATTTTAAATGGTCCTAATTTAAATTTACTCGGCAAACGAGAAGTTGATATATACGGACATCAAACATTTGAAAGCTACTTTGCTCAATTGCAAAAGAATTACCCTAATGTAGAGTTACATTATTTCCAATCGAACAGCGAGGGAGAATTGATAGATAAACTGCATCAGGTAGGATTCAGCTACCAGGGGGTAATTTTTAACGCAGGAGCCTATACCCATACTTCCATAGCTTTGTCGGATGCAATAGCAGCAATAAGCAGCCCCGTAATAGAAGTTCATATATCCAATATTTACAAAAGAGAGTCGTACAGGCATCATTCCTATCTTTCACCGGTTTGCACAGGTTCTATTGCCGGATTTGGTTTATACTCATATAACCTGGCCATTGAGGCATTTCAGAAAAAAACATAA
- the xerD gene encoding site-specific tyrosine recombinase XerD has translation MIWESEIEEFRAYLKVEKGLSDNSIHAYVTDLTKLVNFLNEKGYKVGPEEVTLANLKEMMEWVTEKGISPRTQARIISGIKSFYKFLLIEEKIDRDPTALLTSPKIGRKLPEILTVDEIDTIINSVDIKKPEGQRNKAILETLYSCGLRVSELIDLKISNLFFESGFIKIEGKGNKERLVPISSKAIKEINLYLSEYRRNLNIHVDSEDILFLNRRGKKLSRVMIFTIIKNLVNKLGVEKNVSPHTFRHSFATHLIDGGANLRAVQEMLGHESIITTEIYTHLDKEYLKNTMIQFHPRS, from the coding sequence ATGATTTGGGAATCAGAAATTGAAGAATTCAGGGCCTACCTGAAAGTAGAAAAAGGCTTATCGGATAATTCTATCCATGCTTATGTTACCGACCTGACCAAGTTGGTAAATTTTTTAAATGAAAAAGGCTATAAGGTAGGACCTGAGGAGGTTACCTTGGCCAACCTTAAAGAAATGATGGAATGGGTAACGGAAAAAGGGATTAGTCCCCGGACTCAGGCTCGTATTATCAGTGGGATAAAATCATTCTATAAGTTTTTGCTGATCGAGGAAAAAATAGATCGCGATCCTACGGCTTTGTTAACCTCACCTAAAATAGGTCGTAAACTACCTGAGATATTAACGGTGGACGAAATTGATACTATTATCAATTCGGTTGATATAAAAAAGCCTGAGGGACAGAGAAATAAGGCCATTTTGGAAACGCTTTACAGTTGCGGTTTGCGTGTTTCAGAATTAATCGACCTTAAAATATCCAACCTCTTTTTTGAGTCGGGTTTTATAAAAATTGAAGGTAAAGGTAATAAAGAGCGTTTGGTGCCAATCAGCTCTAAGGCAATCAAAGAAATTAACCTTTACCTGAGCGAGTATCGCCGTAATCTAAATATTCATGTAGATAGCGAAGATATTTTATTTTTAAACAGACGAGGTAAAAAACTTTCGCGAGTGATGATTTTTACCATCATTAAAAATTTGGTAAACAAACTAGGTGTCGAGAAAAATGTAAGCCCACATACGTTCCGTCATTCTTTTGCTACGCATCTTATAGATGGTGGTGCCAACCTGCGTGCTGTACAGGAAATGTTAGGTCACGAATCGATTATAACAACTGAAATCTATACGCATCTGGATAAAGAGTATTTGAAAAATACGATGATTCAATTCCATCCAAGGTCGTAA
- a CDS encoding RsmD family RNA methyltransferase, producing MRIVSGSLKGRRFSPPKSFKARPTTDFAKENLFNVLGNTIDFNSLKVLDLFGGTGSISYEFCSRGATEVSCVELSYNHFKFIKNTAAQLGLEKNLRIFKGNVFKFIEKTTEKYDLIFADPPYDLITAEQVPDLIFKHELLKDKGLLIFEHSGKLNFKQHPKFIENREYGKVIFTFFSA from the coding sequence ATGCGTATAGTTAGTGGCTCCTTAAAGGGCAGACGTTTTTCTCCGCCAAAAAGTTTTAAAGCACGGCCTACCACCGACTTTGCCAAAGAAAACTTGTTTAACGTACTGGGCAACACCATCGATTTTAACAGCCTCAAAGTACTTGATTTATTTGGCGGAACCGGAAGCATAAGCTACGAGTTTTGTTCCAGGGGAGCCACGGAAGTGAGTTGTGTGGAGCTCAGTTACAATCATTTTAAGTTTATAAAAAATACTGCTGCGCAACTGGGCCTGGAAAAGAACCTCAGGATATTTAAAGGCAATGTTTTTAAATTTATAGAAAAAACAACAGAAAAATACGACCTTATCTTTGCCGACCCCCCCTATGATTTAATAACGGCCGAACAAGTACCCGATTTAATTTTCAAGCATGAATTATTAAAAGATAAGGGATTGCTTATTTTTGAACATTCCGGAAAGCTAAACTTTAAGCAACATCCCAAGTTTATCGAGAACAGGGAATACGGAAAGGTTATTTTTACTTTTTTTAGCGCATAA